In the genome of Magnolia sinica isolate HGM2019 chromosome 2, MsV1, whole genome shotgun sequence, one region contains:
- the LOC131225299 gene encoding uncharacterized protein LOC131225299, which produces MNLGLSKGGGICKRAISNILFAFSHGCGVGSNNNSKICAVYDGLTLCFNHGLSKVGVESDSKIVVESLNHMVQLAWKWRYWAACIASLQKKGLFRFVHILREGNGPADGLVKEGNDIQGSRFYREVFELPIPI; this is translated from the coding sequence ATGAACCTGGGGCTTTCTAAAGGAGGAGGAATCTGTAAAAGGGCAATCAGCAACATCTTATTTGCATTCTCCCATGGCTGTGGGGTGGGCTCGAACAACAACTCGAAGATCTGCGCGGTCTATGATGGTCTCACCCTCTGTTTCAACCATGGGCTATCGAAGGTGGGGGTTGAATCTGACTCAAAGATTGTGGTGGAAAGTCTTAATCACATGGTGCAGTTGGCTTGGAAGTGGCGATACTGGGCCGCCTGCATAGCCAGCCTGCAGAAGAAGGGGTTGTTTCGTTTTGTCCATATCTTGCGAGAAGGAAATGGACCGGCAGATGGGCTGGTCAAAGAAGGCAACGATATTCAAGGGAGTAGATTTTATAGGGAGGTCTTTGAGCTCCCCATCCCTATCTAG
- the LOC131228703 gene encoding uncharacterized protein LOC131228703, which produces MKENAQDLLSALRRRRVGDSGLRNQVLDYISSRKKMKKEIDKCLKELKRVESKFVFSPLSDKDQCLVVMIGVLRQVRSITISIFESLSSFISLSKPMTKSIGLSLIPKWMVGVGRVACEVEMEKMTEVEKVDAYLCSLYANRSCKDVETELMKNVHKGLKAMDVSLQSLENELDCVFRCLIKTRVSVLNILNH; this is translated from the coding sequence ATGAAGGAAAATGCACAGGACCTCTTATCTGCTCTTCGCCGAAGAAGAGTAGGAGACTCAGGTCTCCGTAACCAAGTTCTTGATTACATTTCTTcaagaaagaagatgaagaaggagaTCGACAAGTGCTTGAAAGAATTGAAAAGGGTGGAAAGCAAATTCGTATTCTCACCTCTCTCCGACAAGGATCAATGCCTTGTTGTGATGATAGGGGTGCTCAGACAAGTAAGGTCCATCACCATCTCCATCTTCGAATCCCTCTCCTCCTTCATTTCATTATCAAAGCCGATGACAAAGTCAATCGGGCTGTCATTGATTCCGAAATGGATGGTGGGCGTAGGGCGAGTAGCATGTGAAGTGGAGATGGAAAAAATGACTGAAGTGGAGAAGGTAGATGCCTATCTCTGCAGTCTTTATGCCAACAGATCATGCAAAGATGTCGAGACGGAATTGATGAAAAATGTGCACAAGGGATTGAAGGCAATGGATGTAAGTCTCCAGAGTCTCGAGAATGAATTGGATTGCGTGTTTAGGTGTTTGATCAAGACCAGAGTCTCCGTTCTCAACATACTCAATCACTAG